The Gossypium hirsutum isolate 1008001.06 chromosome D02, Gossypium_hirsutum_v2.1, whole genome shotgun sequence region TGAAAAATCAGGCTCTACTGTTGTCACTAATGGACCTAGCATTAGCAATGCTTCTCATTTGTCAGAGTCATCTGATTCTTATTCATCCAGTGACAGAGTGCATGCTGTTCCCAATGTGAAATCTGGAAAATTTGATGATGTTCATGCAAATTTCGCTAAATTATCTCAGTTTTCAAGTTATTCTTCTAACGGTAAGAATGGATTGAAAACCTCAATGTGGAAAGTTGTTGATCAATTCAGAGTATCTAAATTTCCAAAACACCATCCATTTGGAGTTAGTAATGAGGTTGGTGGAGAATATAATGATAAGCCTAAAGTTGTTTTTCCTTTTGCCTTACTTTGCCTTCAACATATTAGCTTTTTGTtagaattttgttttgtttttgcagGGAATTTTTCCTTATGAATCATTTGTCAAGCTTTATAGTTGGAACAAGGTGGAATTACAACCACGTGGCCTTGTAAATTGTGGTAACAGGTAGCATAAGATTTTTCTATTATCATAATGAAcaattatggaaaaaattattgAACATGATctggtttttatattatattattgggTAAATCCACCTACACCTATTGCACTTTAAGTGTTTCCCGCGTAGCCACCTTGACTTTCTTCTGATAGCACCCTGATGTTCTTTTCGGTTCCATAAGGGTTATAATTTGTAgcattaaataaaaagataatgaaaTGACTCTAACACCCTTTGTATGAGTTCTAAATTTCAGAATTGTGCGATCAATCCCTATCAAAACCttagaaataaacaaatatatgGACCTTTGGCCAAAAGATATTTTATGAACCGATAACAGCCCTATCCTAAAATAACTTTTCTGCAAGGTTAAAATCCATAACAGTCCAAAATTGCCTATTTAATTATGATGCCATTGCTAACATATTCAAATCCAGATCTGGGACCCTTAAATGCACCTGAAAAAGAGGCAAGATAGATAAAAATCCATGAAgggaaaattttttaagtaaaggTATATGGCAAtctagaaaaaggaaaagaaaaagaaatctaaaACGTAAGAAATATAACAGAAAATTATTTTCTCACATCAGGTCATCACAAATAAAAAGaacagaaataaacaaaaaattacgCCACTAAATCTAGGCTAACAGAAATTGCAGAAAAAATTGCAGAAGTAAATGTGTGGACTTGAAGGACAGTTTGGGTTAGACTAGTCCAATTGTTACCTATTTTCTGAATCGGGAACAATACTGCTAGATCATGTTTCTGCCCCATGCTGTTTCAATTAGTAATTCCTTACatgcataattttaaattttaagttttcatcCTTTAAGCTGTGTTGTACCTTGGATGtgtatattttactattttattccTTGTTTCTCACTTTCTGTTAATTTGCTGTTTACTTTGCACAGCTGTTATGCCAATGCTGTCCTTCAATGCTTGACTTTCACTCCTCCTCTGACTGCTTACTTTCTTCATGGAATCCATTCCAAAGCATGTATGTCCCTCTAATGTTCCAATTGGAATTATTACATTTTTGTGCTTCAAGGTAGCATGTTGGATGACTTACTACAAATTTCTTTCTTAGGTGCAAAGAAAGATTGGTGTTTCActtgtgagtttgaaaaattaattttgaaggCTAAAGATGGGAAATCACCGCTGTCCCCTATGGGAATACTTTCCCAACTACAAAATATTGGCAGTCAACTTGCTAATGGGAAAGAGGAAGATGCACATGAATTTTTAAGGTGAGATAGGTTTAGCAATATTTAATTCTTGAACCATTTGAATAATGTTTTACTCCATGAGAAATGAGCAATCCTTTAAATGATGTTGCACTAGTTTATTGATGAATTACATTTGACAGGTATGCTATTGATGCTATGCAATCTATTTGTCTTAAAGAAGCTGGGTTGGCTGCATCAGGTTGTTTAGAAGAAGAAACAACTTTAATTGGCTTAACATTTGGAGGCTACCTTCGGTCAAAGGTAAAAACTAAGACCAACCTGTTTTTTGGCCCCACtttctcctctctctctctcttgtgCACTAGAGCTCTTATTTGCATCAGGAGTTTGTGTTAAAATGCAAATGATGCATGTAAACTTGTTACTATTTTCTGCAGATAAAGTGCATGAAGTGCCAAGGCAAGTCCGAACGTCATGAAAAAATGATGGACCTAACAGTTGAAATTGAAGGAAATATAGGAACCCTAGAAGAGGCTCTTCGGCGGTTTACTAGGACTGAAATTCTGGATGGAGAAAATAAGTACCAATGTAGCAGGTTGATTCGCTTACAAAATTTTTCAGAAGTTtctttagatattgtataaatgGTATCATCAATATCATGCAAAAAGACTTGAAGATGAACTTTTATGGAAACAGTCCTATGCTCAAAATCTTGTTCTTTTATTTGTCCCCCTTTTTGGTAGGTTAAAATTTGACAATTTAACTTTTAGATCTCCTTAATTCCTAACTTGATAGGCTTAAAATCAAAaccattatttctttttcttcggCTTCTTTCTTGAACTTGTTGGAAATATGGTCTTTGTTTCTATAAAGAGTATACTTCGAAGAAGCTCTAGGCTGTATTTTGATGCTTCTGGAGAAAAGATTTACCTTAAATTTTGGAAGCTATAAGAAGTGTTTATGTACATaatacatttttctttttgtcttcTCTGTCATGTGATTATGCAGAGATAGCTCATTGAgtcccccccccccttttttttgccaaaatttcATTGATAGTTGAAATGTGACAACTCTATCTTATGTTTGTGATAGATCTGTAtactgaaaaataaacaaatttaacagAACTTCTGTAATGGAATTAAAATTGCATGTGAAAAAAGTTTGTCTTTCCTCAAAGATTGATAAATGGCATAGAATTACTCTGATTGATTTTATTGAACATACCTTTTCGTTGAGTTTTTGTGTTTGTTGACATTGGTGATGGTACTGTGCCACTACATGCAGTCTGTTTGGTTTCAGGTCCTGAACTAAATTCTGTACTTCTAGAAGACATCAATTTTTGAGGTTTGTTCACTTTGTCTTTGTTTTGTTCAGATGCAAATCTTATGAGAAGGCCAAAAAGAAGTTGACAATATTAGAGGCTCCAAATATTCTTACAATTGCATTGAAGAGATTTCAGGTACAACTTTCGATAAAGAATGTTATTTTGCTCTTTGTTCTTTGCAGATTCTTACAGTTTAAGTGTGTATTATGTCGCAGTCCGGTAAATTTGGAAAGCTTAACAAAGCGATTCGGTTCCCTGAGATTTTGAACTTGGCACCATATATGAGTGGGACAAGTGATAAATCACCCATATACAGGCTCTATGGAGTAGTGGTCCATTTGGATATCATGAATGCAGCATTTTCGGGTCACTACTTGTGCTATGTTAAAAATGCTCAAAACAAGTGGTTTAAGATTGATGACAGCATGGTATGTTCTCTACAACTATCATCTGCATGCCTTAAgccatttcatttatttaccgcaTGCTTCTTTCCTCGATCTATGTTTTCATCTACATTATATTTTGATTTCCTACCCTTAATTTTTGTAATAGCATGTTTGGCTTGTTCTCCCTTAATTTAATGGGTTTTTCCCCCCATATGTAATGTTTTAGCTGTAGTTGCCATGTTAATAATCATCGATTCTTTTAAATCCTTTGCTTTACAATCACTTAATTTTCCTGGGTAAAAGGAGTTGTACAAAAATACTCCCTAATGTTTTGAAATAAACCAAGGGTGACTTTGTATTCTTCCTTTTGATTCTGGACTgcattaaacaattttttttttctaatggcTTTTGAGATAGTGAAAAAATTGGAAAATACTCCGGTTGGCATCTATTTTTGATGTCTAAGTTGGAGGCATTTTATATTTTTCTGTCTGATGCACCAATCTGTAGGCCAAAAATGCTACCCTAAAGCACaagatattgagtttgaaaaTATTCACTCAATTTCACCCGCTTTATGTTCTATCTTCATGTTACTcattaatgttatgttttaattatgttaaatcACCTCTCAAGTTTTTCCGGGGCGGTAATAATTTGGCAGGTAACATCTACAGAACTCGAAAGAGTTCTAACAAAAGGAGCATATATGCTTCTTTATGCCAGGTAAAGAATCTCAGTTCTTGAGTTTGCTTTAGAAGTTTATATGACGTCATTGCTTGGTTATTTAACCAAATTATCTTGCAGGTGCTCACCTCGGGCCCCAAGATTGATGAAGAACAGAAGTAAAGCCATTCCATCGAGTGTCAATTCAAAAAATCCGCTGAAGTCCAATTCTTTGACATATTCGGGTCTTGATGAATTCCACCCCAGCTTGATTCATTCAGATACTCCTAGCAGTATTgaatctttttattcaaaatacaATCAACTGCAAAGGATTTTAGAGGACTCGTCGTCAAGTGATAGTTCTCTTTTTAGCGTCAATTCTGATGAAGGTTCCTGCTGTACTGATAGCACACGTGATTCTACCAGCACTGATGACTTAATAGATTCTATATTTGGTGATTCAGTCCAAGGGTGGAACAGCCCATGGAGGAGTTGTGATTCAGATGCtttttcttcatcatcttcttcctcccTTTACTTGAGGCATTCACCTGTTGCTGATTTAGACCGATATAGTTCGGGTTCACCCAAAATTCGCAGCTCTCGAATGGATGAGGAAGGTAAGCGAGATGATCTCTTTTTCCACTCCGACACGATGAGTAAACAATGTAGAAAGGTAGTAGTAGCTTAGGAAAACTGACTCAAAGAGATTAACCTCTTAAAAATGATGCATGTTTTAGAAAATCAACGAGGGGAAGAAGAGATTAAAAATCTTATTACGATATTTGAGTTAAAATGAGGTAAATAAGTGTTTTTGGGAGGGTTGGATATGTAATGTACTTACTCATGTAGTTAGCTTAGCTATGTTTAAAGAAAGCAGCCTATCCCTTTTTGTTCATAGCTTCCCGTTCTCTGGGTAAATAATACACCAACCTAATCCTTAGGCCCCGGTTTAGCATAATTGTTGGCAtaacttttgaaaaaaaagaaagttttcaTTTCATcgaaaatgtaattttaaattggtaaaaaagttataaattagcTCATAACCTTGTATCTTTTTTGTATTGAGCAAGTAAAGATCCAACGAATCAACGTTCATTGCATGAACTTAGAACTTATAGATTACTTGGTATTTTCAATCATTTCGTAATTTTTACTATCCAAACCacattttgtataattatttcCCCTCTTTTCTTTTGTTAGTCTAATGCAAATATCTTTCACTTCATTCGTCTTTCCGCACCATGACATTCAATAGAATTTTCAATTTCACTAAGAGGGGCTATCATAACCCAACACGTGTACCCTTTTTCCACCCTCTAAATGATCCTCCCTTGACTACAAGCACGTATTACACACAGCCCTGTATATACATGCACAGTAGTGTCACTTAGTACCTATCACGACCGCGTATTACTCACAACCTTGTATATAAAGTAAAGTTGAATAATCACGTTCCAGTCAAAAGCATGCCAAAGGGCGAACTTTGttttgtcaaagaaattgaattttattttgttgGTGTAGAAAAgtatagaataatttttttttgcccATCAATGAAAAGCCTATTTGAAGGAAGAAAGT contains the following coding sequences:
- the LOC107910219 gene encoding ubiquitin carboxyl-terminal hydrolase 17 isoform X1 gives rise to the protein MLFIWDLGFSSLVLVLSLLPLIGFFVRRKWQLSVARQAEIKRLLILASEEAARVELEATIEYGTVSISWNYQQCAVCYCPTTTRCARCKGVRYCSAKCQIIHWRQGHKEECHPPAIAVHQNHDEGSDYGQKAINQDQYGDRYEIEEKSHAKLIGTSSTESALFSSITGPALLSSSSSSVVLDGKDDDAKVEFHADREGLSSAPESSSASFSGFSSAAGSESSDDVSVCESVSSNELDKLDGSSSADVNLDTFWTSVVNNVDQTNPSSPKFVRLVDSVDEISKLSHSKPDQSEESQCRATSSSGLGVSDMSEGSNAEASRFSSDFWGRTLESVPSTSVDDNESFNSYHKEGGKRALLDSGSSLHFSFTLAGNASSSYPQVSKVKDAKLDDATQCATTLGHSKLSDGVVLSENAGLDSPNEGNSKSLNSECTNQGECGSNNIQHVINPREAINIDVPLVGSLSSSHFEKSGSTVVTNGPSISNASHLSESSDSYSSSDRVHAVPNVKSGKFDDVHANFAKLSQFSSYSSNGKNGLKTSMWKVVDQFRVSKFPKHHPFGVSNEGIFPYESFVKLYSWNKVELQPRGLVNCGNSCYANAVLQCLTFTPPLTAYFLHGIHSKACAKKDWCFTCEFEKLILKAKDGKSPLSPMGILSQLQNIGSQLANGKEEDAHEFLRYAIDAMQSICLKEAGLAASGCLEEETTLIGLTFGGYLRSKIKCMKCQGKSERHEKMMDLTVEIEGNIGTLEEALRRFTRTEILDGENKYQCSRCKSYEKAKKKLTILEAPNILTIALKRFQSGKFGKLNKAIRFPEILNLAPYMSGTSDKSPIYRLYGVVVHLDIMNAAFSGHYLCYVKNAQNKWFKIDDSMVTSTELERVLTKGAYMLLYARCSPRAPRLMKNRSKAIPSSVNSKNPLKSNSLTYSGLDEFHPSLIHSDTPSSIESFYSKYNQLQRILEDSSSSDSSLFSVNSDEGSCCTDSTRDSTSTDDLIDSIFGDSVQGWNSPWRSCDSDAFSSSSSSSLYLRHSPVADLDRYSSGSPKIRSSRMDEEGKRDDLFFHSDTMSKQCRKVVVA
- the LOC107910219 gene encoding ubiquitin carboxyl-terminal hydrolase 17 isoform X2, whose product is MLFIWDLGFSSLVLVLSLLPLIGFFVRRKWQLSVARQAEIKRLLILASEEAARVELEATIEYGTVSISWNYQQCAVCYCPTTTRCARCKGVRYCSAKCQIIHWRQGHKEECHPPAIAVHQNHDEGSDYGQKAINQDQYGDRYEIEEKSHAKLIGTSSTESALFSSITGPALLSSSSSSVVLDGKDDDAKVEFHADREGLSSAPESSSASFSGFSSAAGSESSDDVSVCESVSSNELDKLDGSSSADVNLDTFWTSVVNNVDQTNPSSPKFVRLVDSVDEISKLSHSKPDQSEESQCRATSSSGLGVSDMSEGSNAEASRFSSDFWGRTLESVPSTSVDDNESFNSYHKEGGKRALLDSGSSLHFSFTLAGNASSSYPQVSKVKDAKLDDATQCATTLGHSKLSDGVVLSENAGLDSPNEGNSKSLNSECTNQGECGSNNIQHVINPREAINIDVPLVGSLSSSHFEKSGSTVVTNGPSISNASHLSESSDSYSSSDRVHAVPNVKSGKFDDVHANFAKLSQFSSYSSNGKNGLKTSMWKVVDQFRVSKFPKHHPFGVSNEGIFPYESFVKLYSWNKVELQPRGLVNCGNSCYANAVLQCLTFTPPLTAYFLHGIHSKACAKKDWCFTCEFEKLILKAKDGKSPLSPMGILSQLQNIGSQLANGKEEDAHEFLRYAIDAMQSICLKEAGLAASGCLEEETTLIGLTFGGYLRSKIKCMKCQGKSERHEKMMDLTVEIEGNIGTLEEALRRFTRTEILDGENKYQCSRCKSYEKAKKKLTILEAPNILTIALKRFQILNLAPYMSGTSDKSPIYRLYGVVVHLDIMNAAFSGHYLCYVKNAQNKWFKIDDSMVTSTELERVLTKGAYMLLYARCSPRAPRLMKNRSKAIPSSVNSKNPLKSNSLTYSGLDEFHPSLIHSDTPSSIESFYSKYNQLQRILEDSSSSDSSLFSVNSDEGSCCTDSTRDSTSTDDLIDSIFGDSVQGWNSPWRSCDSDAFSSSSSSSLYLRHSPVADLDRYSSGSPKIRSSRMDEEGKRDDLFFHSDTMSKQCRKVVVA